The Terriglobus sp. TAA 43 sequence GCGCTGTATCAACTTCACCTTGCACCACCTGCGGGTTCGCCCAATCCAGGAAAGACGACACAGGAAGGCCCGGAGCATAACGTTCCAGAAGCATTCATTGCCAATACGTCCGGCACAGATGGAAAAAACGTGACCATCGTCATCAGTGCGGATGGAAACATGCGTGTGACAAACGATCGTACGGGCGCCAGTAAGCAGTTTGCTCGTAAATAGATCAGTCGTCTTAAGTTGATGTGGTTGGCTTTCCTAAGCCCGACCAGATCGTAGGTGTGTGGGTTTCTGCAATCAATTGCCAGTCAGCGTATTCTTCAGGCAGATGCCGGGTCACCCTTATCAGCACACAGATCGCGAGATTCTGCGGCGCATTCAACGCGCTGGCGGTCGCGCGGGTTACAAACAACTGGTTCGCGAACTGGGTATGGGCGGTGGTCGCGAACGTCGCATGCTGCTGGAGCAACTGATGCGCATGACGGCTCGCGGCGCACTGGCGAAGATCGACCAGGAGCACTGGGCGTTGCCGGAAACAAATGTCGAGCGTGCAAAGAATGACAATCGTTTCGGTGGTCGCCGCGGCTTTGCACACGACCTGAAACAGCGCGTGCGTGATCGCGAGGGCAGTCGAAAAGATCTGATCGCTGGCAAGTTACAACTGCATCGTGATGGCTTTGGCTTTGTACGTCCGACGGACAGCACTGTGTCTGATGGCGATCTCTTCATCCCGCCGCACGAGTTGAATGGAGCCATGCAGGGGGACCAGGTGCTGGTGTTGCCTGCGCCTCCTTCGCGTGATGGCCGTCGCAGCGGCCGTATTGTGCGTGTGCTCACTCGCCGTAACCCCACGGTCGTCGGCATCTTTCACGCAGGGGGCGCGCGTGGCCGCTCAGTCGATTACGGCAGCGACGATATTCGACTTCGCGGCAGTTACGTCACACCGCTGGATGCGCGCATGTCGCAGCCGGTCTTGATTGAGAATGATCGCGATCTTCCGACTGCGGCCATCACGCCGCATCGCACTCTTGGCGCGGAGGCGAGTGCGCAGGAGCATGTGTGGGACGGCACGCTGCAGAATCTGCATGGGCTGGCTGTCGATGTGGAGATTACGCAGTATCCCACGGAGTATTCGCCTGCGCGCGGCCGTGTGATTGAAGTGCTGGGTAATCCGGATGCGTTTGGTGTGGATGTGGAGATCGTGATCCGCAAACATCATCTGCCGCATGTGTTTCCTGCAAATGTGCTGGCAGAGGCGCAGGACGCGGCGCACCGCAATGTTGCTTCGCTGGATGACAACGAAATCCATGCTCGTACGGACTTTCGTGACGAACCAATCGTTACGATTGATGGCGAGACCGCGAAAGACTTCGATGATGCCGTTCTGGTCCGCAAGCGTGACGACGGCACTTGGGAGTTGCAGGTTCACATCGCGGATGTTGCAGAGTATGTGCTGGATGGCACGGACCTGGATCTGGAAGCGCGCCTTCGTGGCAACAGCGTGTACTTCCCGGATCGTGCTGTGCCTATGCTGCCGCAGGAGTTGTCGAACGGTGAGTGTTCGCTGCGACCGGATGAAGACCGCATGGTCCTGTCATGCCTCGCAACGATTGATAGCGATGGCAATGTGCTGGGCTACGAGGTATGCGAAGGGATTATCCGTTCTGCTCGCCGCATGACGTATACGAAAGTGCAGAAGATACTCGACGGCGATGCGGAACTGCGCGCTGAGTATGTCGATTTCGTTCCACAGTTTGAGCTCATGCTGGAGCTTGCACAGAAGTTAAATGGCAAGCGGGTAAAGCGCGGATCGATTGATTTTGATCTGCCCGAACCGGTGATTGAGTTCGACGAAAACGGCACTATGCGCGGTGTGCGCAAGGCAGAGCGTGCGTGGTCCAACCGCATTATCGAAGAGTTCATGTTGTGCGCGAATGAATGCGTGGCCCGATGGATGGAAGCCAGCGGAGTGCCTGCGATGTATCGCATTCACGAGATGCCAGACCCTAAGCGCATCGTTGAGTTTGAGGACGCAGCTGCTGCATTCGGCGTGTCCCTTGGCGTTGGAGCATTGCCAGTGAAGACGTTGACCATGAAGGCAGATCGCCGTGATCAACGTCATCAGCATGAACGAGGCCGTGATGGTCGCCGACCGCAACAGCATGAGGTGTCTTCACAGATTGAAGTGGAGCCGCAGATGTATCAGCGACTCGCAGCGAAAATACAGGGCAGACCAGAGGAACGCATTCTCAGCTACCTGATGCTGCGTTCATTGAAGCAGGCCAAGTACTCCGAGAAGAATGAAGGTCACTTCGCCCTCGCCGCGCCCGCATATACGCACTTTACTTCGCCCATTCGTCGTTATCCCGATCTGATCGTGCACCGTGTTGTGAAGACGTTGCTTGCGGAAGGCGCTTCACCCTTGGGTGGCCCCGAGGAAACAGCATCATCATCCGCACAGCGATTCGCAGCGACTCATTCCCATGAATTGATTCATGCAGAAGGTTATGAGGAACCGTATCCGCGCGAGGAGGTTGCAGCCATTGCGCAGGAGTGCAGCGAGACAGAACGCCGCGCCGCCGATGCAGAACGTGAACTGATCGAGTGGAAGAAGATTGAGTTCATGAGCGATCGCGTCGGAGAAGACTTCGCTGCGATGGTGCTCTCCGTAACAAAGTACGGCGCGTATGTTGAGTTGCACGATTTGTATGTGGAGGGCCTTGTGCTGATTCACTCCCTTACAGGCGATCACTACACGTACCGCGAAAATGCCCGCGAAATACGCGGGTCTAAGAGTGGCAAGACGATTCGTCCCGGGATGCAGGTGCGCGTCCTGCTTGACCGTATCGATCGAGGCAATCGCAGGTTGCAGTTCGCCATTCTTCCCGAAGAAGAGAGTATGTCGGAGGGCATAAAGCCCTTCGTCAGCAAGCGCACGCGCAAGACAGCGCCGCGCGAGGAGAAGAAGACCACGGCAAAGACTGAAGGCTTGCGTCCCGCAAAGAAGGGTGGCAAGGCGCGGGCTACCTCTAAGTCACAGTTGTCGAATGAATCTCCTTTTGCGAAATTCGCAACGATTGATGGCGTGAAGCCGCGGCGACGGAAGAACAAGGATCTGATTGCAGCGAGCCGCAAGAAGAAGGGCAAGCGTCATTAGTAATGTGCGCTGCACTGCCTCCTCGCATAATGCACCTGCCTGTCGATGACCTGTTGCCGGAGATTGCCGCGGCCATACTTTCGTCGCGTGCATTGGTACTGCAGGCAGAGCCGGGCGCAGGTAAGACAACGCGTGTGCCACCTGCGTTGCTGG is a genomic window containing:
- a CDS encoding ribonuclease R family protein, producing MPGHPYQHTDREILRRIQRAGGRAGYKQLVRELGMGGGRERRMLLEQLMRMTARGALAKIDQEHWALPETNVERAKNDNRFGGRRGFAHDLKQRVRDREGSRKDLIAGKLQLHRDGFGFVRPTDSTVSDGDLFIPPHELNGAMQGDQVLVLPAPPSRDGRRSGRIVRVLTRRNPTVVGIFHAGGARGRSVDYGSDDIRLRGSYVTPLDARMSQPVLIENDRDLPTAAITPHRTLGAEASAQEHVWDGTLQNLHGLAVDVEITQYPTEYSPARGRVIEVLGNPDAFGVDVEIVIRKHHLPHVFPANVLAEAQDAAHRNVASLDDNEIHARTDFRDEPIVTIDGETAKDFDDAVLVRKRDDGTWELQVHIADVAEYVLDGTDLDLEARLRGNSVYFPDRAVPMLPQELSNGECSLRPDEDRMVLSCLATIDSDGNVLGYEVCEGIIRSARRMTYTKVQKILDGDAELRAEYVDFVPQFELMLELAQKLNGKRVKRGSIDFDLPEPVIEFDENGTMRGVRKAERAWSNRIIEEFMLCANECVARWMEASGVPAMYRIHEMPDPKRIVEFEDAAAAFGVSLGVGALPVKTLTMKADRRDQRHQHERGRDGRRPQQHEVSSQIEVEPQMYQRLAAKIQGRPEERILSYLMLRSLKQAKYSEKNEGHFALAAPAYTHFTSPIRRYPDLIVHRVVKTLLAEGASPLGGPEETASSSAQRFAATHSHELIHAEGYEEPYPREEVAAIAQECSETERRAADAERELIEWKKIEFMSDRVGEDFAAMVLSVTKYGAYVELHDLYVEGLVLIHSLTGDHYTYRENAREIRGSKSGKTIRPGMQVRVLLDRIDRGNRRLQFAILPEEESMSEGIKPFVSKRTRKTAPREEKKTTAKTEGLRPAKKGGKARATSKSQLSNESPFAKFATIDGVKPRRRKNKDLIAASRKKKGKRH